CTCGGGTTGTCGAGCACTTACCTGTAAACGTTCGGTATTGGCAATGTCCCGATTGTGGCCAGAACCACGACCGAGACATCTGTGCTGCTATCAACATCCGCAATGAAGGGGTAAGGCAACTCGCCTCCGGGACAGAGGCGACTGCCAGTGGAGGCGGTGTAAGTCCTTGCCGTACCGACGGTAAGGCTGCGGCCGTTGAAGTTGGAAGCCGCTCATCGAGCGCTAGCTGATGAGCGGTAGTTCACGCAGAGGCGGGCACGCCCGCGCAGCGCGCCAGGGTGGCGCGCACGCTCTCACCCAGGGCGGCCAAATCGTAGCCCCCTTCCAGCCCCAAGAGCGTGTAGGGCGTAAGCTGCAGGCAGCGCTCGGCCATGGCGCTGTAGTCGCCCGCCTCCAGCGCAACGCTGGCCAGCGGGTCGTCGCGGTGGGCGTCGTAACCCGCGCTGACAATGAGCAGATCCGGCGCGAACTGCTGCAAAAACGGTAGCGCTTCGTCCTCTAGGCGTGGTCGGTACGCCGCCCAGGTGCTGCCATCGGCCATGGGCAGGTTGAGAACGTTGCCGTGCTCGCCGCGCTCGTCGGCGCGCCCGGTCCCGGGGAAGCCCGAGGCTTGGTGCAGCGAGCAGTAGGCGATTTGCGGGTTGCGGCCGACAAAGTGCTGCGTGCCGTTGCCGTGGTGGACGTCCCAATCCAGGATGCCCACGCGCTCGATGCCCGGTTGCGCCAGGGCGTAGTGGGCCGCGATCGCGGCGTTGCCAAACAGGCAAAAGCCCATCCCGCGCGAGCGCACGGCGTGGTGCCCCGGCGGTCGGGCAGCCACAAAAGCCGGCTCGCCCAAGCTCAGCACCCAGTCAACGCCATCCAGCCAGGCGCTGACCGCCAGGAGCACCACCTCGTAGCTTTGCGCCGAAACAACGGTATCGGCATCGATCCGGCCGCCGCCGCGCTCGGCCAGCTCCTGCACGCGATCGACATACTCAGCGCTGTGGAGCTGTTGCACCCACCCCAAAGCATCCCGCTGTTGGGGCGAGCTGGGCTGCTGCCACTGCAAGCGATCCGCCCAGGGAGCCGCTTGCAACGCCTCCTCAATGGCATCTAGGCGCTCCGGTCGCTCGGGGTGCATGCCGCCAGTGGCGTGCTGTCGGAATTGGGGCGAGTGAATGACGGCAACGGGCATGGGGATTTTCGGTGATGGCTCTACAAACAGCCTACACCAGGGCGTATCGCGGGCACTGCCGCTGCGCTAACATGAGGGCATAAGCCGCTTCATTGGGCAGTTTTGGCGCTTCCGCACCGGAACCCTCCCAGGCTGCCCCGTCGGCATTGCTGGCATCCCCATTGACCCTATGACCCTAGCCGCGCGGACCATCCCGACCGAGCTGCGCAACGAGA
The DNA window shown above is from Cyanobacteria bacterium QS_8_64_29 and carries:
- a CDS encoding histone deacetylase; this translates as MPVAVIHSPQFRQHATGGMHPERPERLDAIEEALQAAPWADRLQWQQPSSPQQRDALGWVQQLHSAEYVDRVQELAERGGGRIDADTVVSAQSYEVVLLAVSAWLDGVDWVLSLGEPAFVAARPPGHHAVRSRGMGFCLFGNAAIAAHYALAQPGIERVGILDWDVHHGNGTQHFVGRNPQIAYCSLHQASGFPGTGRADERGEHGNVLNLPMADGSTWAAYRPRLEDEALPFLQQFAPDLLIVSAGYDAHRDDPLASVALEAGDYSAMAERCLQLTPYTLLGLEGGYDLAALGESVRATLARCAGVPASA